A single window of Sander lucioperca isolate FBNREF2018 chromosome 22, SLUC_FBN_1.2, whole genome shotgun sequence DNA harbors:
- the LOC116046885 gene encoding dexamethasone-induced Ras-related protein 1 produces the protein MIKKMSPSESEFDIPAKNCYRMVILGSTKVGKTAIVSRFLNGRFEEQYTPTIEDFHRKVYSIKGDVYQLDILDTSGNHPFPAMRRLSILTGDVFILVFSLDNRDSFQEVQRLKRQIFETKSCLKNKMKENIDVPLVICGNKGDREFYREVQQEEIEQLVAGDEKCAYFEISAKRNENVDKMFQTLFTLAKLPHEMSPDLHRKVSVQYCDMLHRKSMKNKKMKDIGEAYGMVNPCARRPSVHSDLMYIKEKAIGGGQSKDKERCVIS, from the exons ATGATTAAGAAAATGTCGCCGTCCGAAAGCGAGTTTGACATCCCAGCCAAGAATTGCTACAGGATGGTGATACTGGGATCCACCAAAGTTGGGAAAACAGCCATCGTGTCCCGTTTCCTGAACGGGAGGTTCGAAGAGCAGTACACGCCGACCATCGAGGACTTTCACAGGAAAGTGTACAGCATCAAGGGAGACGTTTACCAGCTGGACATACTGGATACATCAGGGAACCACCCGTTCCCCGCCATGAGGAGGCTATCCATACTGACAG GTGACGTGTTCATTCTCGTCTTCAGTCTGGATAACCGAGACTCCTTCCAGGAGGTGCAGCGGCTCAAGCGGCAGATATTCGAGACCAAGTCGTGCCTGAAGAACAAAATGAAGGAGAACATCGACGTGCCTCTGGTCATCTGCGGGAACAAGGGCGACCGAGAGTTTTACCGCGAGGTGCAGCAGGAGGAGATCGAGCAGCTGGTGGCCGGGGACGAGAAGTGCGCGTACTTCGAGATCTCCGCCAAGCGCAACGAGAACGTCGATAAGATGTTTCAGACTCTGTTTACCTTGGCCAAACTACCTCACGAAATGAGCCCCGACCTTCACAGGAAAGTGTCCGTGCAGTACTGCGACATGCTGCACAGAAAGTCCATGAAAAACAAGAAGATGAAGGACATTGGAGAGGCGTACGGCATGGTGAACCCGTGCGCGCGGCGACCCAGCGTGCACAGCGACCTCATGTACATTAAGGAGAAGGCGATAGGAGGCGGCCAGagcaaagacaaagagagatgTGTGATCAGTTAA